A region of the Peredibacter starrii genome:
AGCTTCTGACCGTTGATCGTATAAGTGCCATCAGCGTTCTTAGTTGCTTTCGTTTTGATTGAGTAAGCGTCTGATCCAGAGCCCGGCTCAGTTAAACAGAAGGCAGCGAATACTTCACCACTTGCTAGTTTTGGAAGCCAGTGTTTTTTCTGCTCTTCATTACCTTCATTTAATAAAGCCTTATAACCAATCGATTGGTGAGCACCTAATGTTGTGGCAACGGCACCATCGTATCCTGCGATTTGTGAGAAAACGCGGGCATAAAGTGTCGTATCAAGACCAAGACCACCGTAATCCTCACCTACCGCCAGACCGCAAAGTCCAAGACCGGCAAGACCATCCAAAACTTCCTTAGGAATCTTTGAATCTTTATCAAACTTCGGAGAATCGATATTGTCCTGAGCAAACTTATCAATTGCATCGATCATGGCCTTGGCCATTTCGATTTGGCTTTCTGAAAATTGTGGATAAGGGAAAACTTCGTCCTCCATCACCTCACCGTAAAACAGGCTGGCGACAATGGAAGGAATTTCTTTTTCGGTTTTTGCTGACATAAGGCCTCTTTGAGAAAGGAAAAATTATACCTAAATATTATAAGGTGTGACCCGAATCAAAGTACAGAAAATCTAAAGAAGCGAGAGACAAACCAAAACCATCAACCATTCCTTTCGAGCCCCCAATACCTGACGATCACGCTTCAATATAATTCACATTCTGAACGCTTGCACATCACATTAATTTTGAAGACAATTAATTGATGATAAATAAAATCAAAGACTTCCTAAAAACCAAGCTTTCACGTTTGAAGAAAGACTCTTCTGATCAAGAAGACATTTCTTCGCAACCTCCATTTGAAGAAAACACATCATATGAAGTACTTCCTCCAGAAGATAAAACTGGTGAAGCACCTATGCCTGTTTTGAAATCAAACTGGAAAGATAAGTTCTCTTCTTCTGTGCGTGATTTAAGAACGAAGATGAGCTCGGTTAACGCTAAAGAATGGAAACTACCGGAAGGTTTTAAATCGAAAAGTGGTGAAGGTCTTTCTATTCTCTCTCCGAGTTTAAGCAAAGGGATTGAGAAGTTTCTATCGCGTGAAGCACGTGAACCTATTCATCAAGTTGCGACGGTAATTATTGTTTGTGGTATCACTTACACTCTGGGAAAAATCACGGCGCTAGTTCTTCGCGGAACCCCTGTCTTCGACTCTCCTCGCGATTATACGGTTTCAATTTCTCTTGAGAATGACTTCAACGCCGGAACACTTAATCAGGTGAAGAGCATTAACCCTTTCCGCACTAATGCTGGTGCGAAGAAAGGAACTCAGAAAGTCGCTGATACAAAATGTGAAGAGGCCCAGCAGTCTTCTACACTTCCGATCAAGCTTGTAAACACTATCGTTCTTCAAGACACTGTTAAATCACTTGCTTCTGTTCAAGTCAGAGGTGATCGTGATCTTCAGGAAGTTCGCATCGGTGACTCAATCGATAACCTTGCTAAGATCTTCAAAATCACGCGTCTGGAAATTCTGGTTAAAAACCTTGAGAGTGGCGTTTGTGAATCAATCTCTTCTGATAAAGCAAAAGAAGTCCGCTCTCCGATTTCTGTCATGACTCCAGCTCAAAGCCGTGAGTTTAAGGCCAATAAGAAAATGTCTGGTATCGATAACGTGGGTAACAAGTTCACGATTTCGAAAACACTTCTGGATGAAAAGATGAAAGACATCGCGGCCATCCTGACACAGGCACGCGCGATTAAAATCCAGAACCCGGATGGTTCACTCTCTTTCAAATTAACTGAAATGGATCCTCAAGGGATCTTCCCATACCTGGGTCTTCAGGATCAGGACATCATTACAAGCATTAATGGTAAGCCGATCTATGACCTGAACGAAGTGATGGGACTATTTTCAAGAATTAAAAACCTGGAGAATCTTCAGCTTGGAGTTAAGCGTGAAGGTTCAGACTCTGTACAAGAGTATTCCATTAAAAAATAAGGACGAACGGAAATGAAGACAAGATGTCGTAATAAGCGTTTGATGAGCACCCTCATTTTTGCGGCCCTTTTGCTGTCAAATTATGAGGCCCATGCGCAATTCAACAAATACCGTTCGCAGACCCGCTTCAATACGAACCGTGGAGATGGAACTCCTCCGGCCGATGCTCAAGCTGCCCAGCCTTCTGCTAATGATATTGAATCAATGTCTGCTGAAGACGCGGCCGCCGCTTTGAAAGCAGCAGAGAAAATTGAAAGTGCGGACGCCGATCCGGATCCAACTGAAGTTTCAGATGACGATGCTTTCGAACCAGATAGTGATGATGATGCGAACCAGACAACATTTGGGAATCGCCCTTCTCCGGGTCTTAAAGCTCAGCCAAAAAACAGCAAGTATGTGAACCTTAACCCTGAGACTGCTTTCGGTCCTGAAATCGTTGAGAGCTTTGATTTTCCTGATACTGACATCATGGAAATCACCAAGCACATGCAGAAACTTACCGGGATAAACTTGATCCTTGATAAAGACGTTAAAGGTAAAGTTTCAATCATCGCACCTACTCCGATTACTGTGGGTGACGCTTGGAAGGCCTACCTTGCTGCCCTTAACATGGCCGGCTACTCTTTGATCAAGACTGGTGCTTTCTATAAAGTTATTAACGCTCGTGATATCCGTTACACTCCGACGAAGATCTATACTGGTAACTACACTCCTGATACTGAAAACTACGTGATGAGAGTTATCTCACTTAAGTCAGTATCGGCGGCGGAGATTGCTCGTAACTTCCGTCCTTTCATGTCTCGTTACGGTCGAATCATCGATATTAAACAAACCAACACTATCATCATCGCAGACACTGGTTCTAACATTAACCGTCTGGCGAAAATGGTGAAGTTCCTGGATGTTCCTGGTCACGAAGAGTCTCTTCAAATCGTTAAAGTGAAGAACTCATCTGCCCAAGAGATCGCGAAGCTTCTGGATAATATTCTTAAAGGTGGCTCAGGTGGAGCTGCTGGAAGAGCAGGTACTGCTACTCCACGTTTCACAGGTTCAACTGGTGGTGGCTCTGAATCAACCAGCATGATTTCTCGAATCATCGCTGAACCTAGAACAAACTCAATCATTGCCATGGCGAATGCTGAAGGTGCAAAGCAACTTCGCGACCTGATCAATAAACTAGACGTAAAACTTATCTCTTCTGGTTCTAACCGTGTTCACGTTTACTACTTAAACTACGGTGACTCTGAAGAACTTTCGAAAACTCTTTCAAGCATCGTGACTGGTGCTGCTGCTAAAGATGGTGCTGCCGGTGGTGCAAGCCGTTTCACATCTTTTGCAGGTCCGGCAGAAAACCCGATTTTCTCTGCTGAAGTAAAAATTACTTCTGATAAAAACAACAACGCACTTGTGGTAACTGCCTCTCCTACTGACTGGTTAACACTCAAGGACGTAATTGGTCGTCTGGATATTCCTCGTGACCAGGTTTACGTAGAAGGTCTGATCCTTGAAGCGAACGTGGCAAAAGAAAGATCGTTCGGGGTTGAATACGTTGGTGCTTACGGTAACGGAAACGCTCAGCGTGCTGGTTTCACAAGTAAATCTTCAAGCTTACTAGGTCTTTTAAGTACAGGTGTTCCAACTTCTCTTGGTGGTTTCTTCGCCGGAGCTGGTTTCGGTCCAACTCGTACAATTACTGTTCCGAACGCAACAGGTGGTGGTACGACTACTCAACGTGTGAACGCACTTAACGCTTTCATCAAAGCGATTGCTTCTCACTCTAGTACAAACATCCTCGCGACTCCTCAGATTCTGGCCCTGGATAACACTGAAGCAACGTTCGAAGTTGGTGATACAGTACCTATCCAGAACTCAACCATCTCTGGTACGGTTCAGAACTTTTCGACAACGAACCAAGAAGCGAAACTTTCTTTGAAGATCACTCCGCAGATCAACAAAGTGACTCGTTTCGTGAAACTTAAAATCAACCAGAAGATCGATGACTTTAAACAAACGTCTGGTGAAAACACTGGTCGAGGTCTTCCAACCACAACTCGTTCTGCTATCACTGAAGTGATGGTACGTGACCGTGATACGATCGCCATGGGTGGTCTACTTCGTGACCGTGAACTAGTGGCCAATACGAAAGTACCTATTTTGGGTGATATTCCTGTACTAGGTTGGTTGTTTAAAAACAAAAGCCGTCAGATTGAGAAAGTTAATATCCTATTCTTCATGACTCCGAAGATTCTTTCTCCATATGCTAAAACTGCCTCTTCTAACACAAAACAAGTGCTTGAGAAGCGTTCTAGAGGTAT
Encoded here:
- the gspD gene encoding type II secretion system secretin GspD — encoded protein: MKTRCRNKRLMSTLIFAALLLSNYEAHAQFNKYRSQTRFNTNRGDGTPPADAQAAQPSANDIESMSAEDAAAALKAAEKIESADADPDPTEVSDDDAFEPDSDDDANQTTFGNRPSPGLKAQPKNSKYVNLNPETAFGPEIVESFDFPDTDIMEITKHMQKLTGINLILDKDVKGKVSIIAPTPITVGDAWKAYLAALNMAGYSLIKTGAFYKVINARDIRYTPTKIYTGNYTPDTENYVMRVISLKSVSAAEIARNFRPFMSRYGRIIDIKQTNTIIIADTGSNINRLAKMVKFLDVPGHEESLQIVKVKNSSAQEIAKLLDNILKGGSGGAAGRAGTATPRFTGSTGGGSESTSMISRIIAEPRTNSIIAMANAEGAKQLRDLINKLDVKLISSGSNRVHVYYLNYGDSEELSKTLSSIVTGAAAKDGAAGGASRFTSFAGPAENPIFSAEVKITSDKNNNALVVTASPTDWLTLKDVIGRLDIPRDQVYVEGLILEANVAKERSFGVEYVGAYGNGNAQRAGFTSKSSSLLGLLSTGVPTSLGGFFAGAGFGPTRTITVPNATGGGTTTQRVNALNAFIKAIASHSSTNILATPQILALDNTEATFEVGDTVPIQNSTISGTVQNFSTTNQEAKLSLKITPQINKVTRFVKLKINQKIDDFKQTSGENTGRGLPTTTRSAITEVMVRDRDTIAMGGLLRDRELVANTKVPILGDIPVLGWLFKNKSRQIEKVNILFFMTPKILSPYAKTASSNTKQVLEKRSRGMQGMFDEDEKDPNAKVSEDLNKKLDAQIAGPLYDLSDADHYKNLNNEDIGPDQDAPSDEFDTPDYQEIRKSVQ